In Longimicrobiales bacterium, the genomic window CCGTAGCTAGCGCGTTTCCGTACAGTGACTGGAACGCCTGGAGTGGAATTGGTTCGAAGAGGAAATTATCCGCAAATGCGTCCGTGCAAAGTGCATGTAACTCAGGAACCGCCGCCTGTACGTTCTCCGACGTGAGCCGTTCGATTTGAAGTCCTGATGCCACTGCAGTGTCATAGCCTGATTGCGTCCGTGTGAGCAGGTCGCCGAAAGTATACTCTCCAGTATCGGGGATATGTAATCCGATGGTTTCGAACGAGGCCGCTACCTCGAAACCCTGATCTATGAAATGACGTTGATGCTCTGGTGGAGTTGTGGGCTCCCAACTGAATGGATTTGGCAGGGAAGCCGTTTCCTCGGGATACAACATGACTCGGTACTTGAACCATGTGTTCACATCGACTGGCGCGAAGACCTCTTCGAGATTGTTAGCAACGGCCCATTTCATGGCGCCCTCCATGAGTAACTTTGCCGCGTGACCACCCTCAGGATCAGGCGCTGTTTCATAGAGACCGATTACACCAGAGCGTTTACTCGCTGGGCCTTGGAATACACCTGCTCTTGCTAGGGCTCCATCGGGTCCCTCAACGATCAACAGGGCTGCGGGTCGACTGAGTCCGATGCTTAACA contains:
- a CDS encoding GNAT family N-acetyltransferase, coding for MNLSLTHCYSTEEDPAPADFIDRFESVGSQLQALRPQGTVQPSSYLSLVLSIGLSRPAALLIVEGPDGALARAGVFQGPASKRSGVIGLYETAPDPEGGHAAKLLMEGAMKWAVANNLEEVFAPVDVNTWFKYRVMLYPEETASLPNPFSWEPTTPPEHQRHFIDQGFEVAASFETIGLHIPDTGEYTFGDLLTRTQSGYDTAVASGLQIERLTSENVQAAVPELHALCTDAFADNFLFEPIPLQAFQSLYGNALATVPGHFTFLARNQEDRLVGFLFTFPDRDWLVIKTIAVAPDMRGRKLGTALTHAAYRDAGQAGFRRFITALVHEDNVSRFLLDPQKMPGVETWTRRYELLSKRVPYSASLTGEPLALVSPTDEKL